CCGTTGCCGGGCAGGTTGTCGCACGGCAGGATCGTGATCGGGCCGGCGTCGGCGGCCTGGCGCGCCATGAGCCCGGCGACGAGCTTTGCGGGCACGGTGCTCACCGGGGCGACGGGGTCCTGGCGCAGCGTCTCGACGTCCGCGGCGACGTCCGGCGCCTCGAGGTCGAGGCCACCGCCCGGGCCGCGGCGGTAGCCCGCCTCGGTCACCGTGCTCGTGACGACGACGACGGCCGGGTCACGCAGGTACTCCAGCCAGGCCACGTGGTCGGCGGCCGCGTGGACCGCGCTCACCGAGGTGACGACCTCGAGGTCGTCCCCCTCGGGACGGCGCACGACGAGCGTGTACAGCCCGTCCTGCGGCGCGAGCGCCCGGGCGGCGTCGGGCCGGCGGCCGGTGAACGCCGCGATCCCCCACTCCGCGCCGTCCTCGGCGTGCATCGTGTACCACGCCTGGTGCGCGCGGAAGAAGTTCCCCAGGCCCAGGTGGGCGATGCGCACGGGCGCGGTGGGCTGGTCGGGGCGGCGGCTGAGTCTCACAGCTTGAACACCTTCTGGGGGATCGTCGTCACGAGGTCGTGTGCGGTGGCCAGCGCCTCGTCCTCGGTGAGCCGGTGCTCGGAGACGAGCTCGGCGAGGTAGGCGGCGTCGAGCCGGCGGGACATGTCGTGACGCGTCGGGATGGACAGGAACGCGCGGGTGTCGTCGATGAAGCCGGAGGTCCGGTAGAAGCCTGCGGTCTCGGTGACGGCCCCGCGGAAGCGACGGATCGCCTCGGGCGCGTCGATGAACCACCACGGCACCCCGACGTGCATCGACCGGTAGAAACCGGCCATCGGCGCGAGCTCGCGGGAGTAGACGTCCTCGTCGATCGTGAAGACGACGAGGTTGAGGTTCGGGTGGTTGCCGTAGCGCGTGAGCAGCGGCTGCAGCGCCTTGGTGAACTCGACCTTGACCGGGATGTCCGACCCGGCGTCGGGACCGAACCGGGTGAAGTTGTCGGTGTCGTGGTTGCGGTACACGGCCGGGTGCAGCGTCATGACGAGGCCGTCCTCGGTCGCCATGCGCGCAGTCTCGCTCATCATGTGGCGGTGGAAGGCGCGCCCCTCCTCGACGGTGGCCTCCCCGCGCAGGGCTGCGGCGTAGATCCGCCGTGCCTCGTCCTCGCTCAGCGGCTCGGTGCCGGCGTCGAGGTGGGAGTGGTCGGAGGAGACGGCGCCGTGCTCCTTGAAGTACCGGCGGCGGTTCTCGATCGCGGCGATGTAGCCGGCGTAGTCGCCGGTGTCGACGCCGGAGACCTCACCGAGCCGGCGGGCGAGGTCGGCCCAGCCCGGGCGGGCGAGCTCGAGGAAGCGGTCGGGACGGAAGGTGGGGATGACCCGGCCGGTGAAGGTCGGGTCCTGGGCCAGCGCCTTGTGCCCGGCGAGGTCGTCCAGCGGGTCGTCGGTGGTGGCGAGGACCGAGATGTTGAAGCGCTCGAACAGGGCCCGCGGGCGGAACTGCGGGGTCGCGATGGCGGCGGCGATCTGGTCGTAGATCGCGTCGGCGGTGCGCGCGCTCGGCACCTGGGTGATCCCGAAGACCTCGGCGAAGGTCGTGTCGAACCAGTACTTCACCGGGGTGCCGCGGAAGAGGTGGTAGTTCTCGCACAGGATGCGCCACGCCTTGCGGGCCGCCGCCTCGTCGAGCTGGACCGGGCCGTCGGGGCCGCGGCCGAGGTC
Above is a genomic segment from Georgenia wutianyii containing:
- the uxaC gene encoding glucuronate isomerase — encoded protein: MTVDTRDLLTVHPDRLLPAQPDVRDVARRIYEATKDLPIISPHSHVPPQWLVDDQPFSDPVSLLLSPDHYVLRMLHANGAELSDLGRGPDGPVQLDEAAARKAWRILCENYHLFRGTPVKYWFDTTFAEVFGITQVPSARTADAIYDQIAAAIATPQFRPRALFERFNISVLATTDDPLDDLAGHKALAQDPTFTGRVIPTFRPDRFLELARPGWADLARRLGEVSGVDTGDYAGYIAAIENRRRYFKEHGAVSSDHSHLDAGTEPLSEDEARRIYAAALRGEATVEEGRAFHRHMMSETARMATEDGLVMTLHPAVYRNHDTDNFTRFGPDAGSDIPVKVEFTKALQPLLTRYGNHPNLNLVVFTIDEDVYSRELAPMAGFYRSMHVGVPWWFIDAPEAIRRFRGAVTETAGFYRTSGFIDDTRAFLSIPTRHDMSRRLDAAYLAELVSEHRLTEDEALATAHDLVTTIPQKVFKL